The nucleotide window TGTAGCACAGCTGGAAGGAATTGCCCAGCTGGCGCGACAAGTAATGTTGACGCGTGTTCGTATTTATACACCGGATTACATCGGAGTACGTGAACCGGCCTTTACGACGTCAGTAGGTTTAATTCGTTATGCAAATGCAGAAGACGAATTTTACGGAAGAAGCGAGCCGGTACCAGCTTCTTCATATGCAGCACCTTATCCTACTCAACCAACTCCTTCTAAAAAACAATCAAATGTGCCGGAGAGAGTAGAAAGCGCAAGTAAAGTAAGTGTGATTGATCGCGCGAAAAACTTATTAAACAAATTTTTCGATTAATACGAAAATGAATGACGTGAACAATTAGGAGGAGAAGAGTATGTTAGAATTTGAAACGGATGTTGAACAATTAGCCGTTATTAAAGTAATCGGCGTTGGCGGAGGCGGTAACAATGCCGTAAACCGCATGATCGAACATGGTGTACAAGGTGTGGACTTTATCGCTGTAAATACAGATGCGCAAGCTTTAAATCTGTCAAAAGCTGAATATAAACTACAAATTGGCGGTAAATTAACACGTGGACTAGGTGCAGGAGCAAACCCTGAAGTGGGTAAAAAAGCTGCTGAGGAAAGCCGCGAACAATTGGAAGAAGTACTGCGTGGTGCCGACATGGTATTCGTAACTGCCGGTATGGGCGGTGGTACTGGTACGGGTGCAGCACCGGTAATCGCATCAATCGCACGTGATTTAGGTGCATTGACAGTAGGTGTTGTAACACGTCCGTTTACATTTGAAGGCCGTAAACGCCAAACACAGGCAATCGGTGGTATTACTTCAATGAAGGAAGCGGTTGATACATTAATCGTCATTCCAAACGATAAGTTACTGCAAATTGTTGATAAATCAACACCAATGCTTGAAGCGTTCCGTGAAGCGGACAATGTATTACGTCAAGGTGTACAAGGTATTTCAGACTTGATCGCAACACCTGGTTTAATCAACCTGGACTTTGCCGATGTAAAAACAATCATGTCCGATAAAGGTTCTGCATTAATGGGTATCGGTATTGCTGCTGGTGAAAACCGTGCAGTAGAAGCCGCTAAAAAAGCAATTTCTTCTCCATTACTTGAAACATCAATCGATGGAGCAAAAGGTGTCATTATGAATATTACAGGCGGAACGAACTTAAGTTTATTTGAAGTTCAGGAAGCTGCCGATATTGTACAGCTTGCTTCTGACGAAGAAGTAAATATGATCTTCGGTTCTGTAATTAACGATAACTTAAACGACGAAATTATCGTAACGGTAATTGCAACAGGTTTCTCTGATGACTTTATTATTCAAAAGCCACAGCCTGTACGTCCTTCAATCGGTGCTCGTCAACAAGCTGCAACAAGCACAACTCAACAGCAGCAACAGCAGCCTGTACGCCAGCAAGAACAGGTGCAGCAAGAAGCGCCGCGTCAAACACAACAAACAAACTATCAGCAGGACGATGCATTGGATATTCCGACATTTTTACGCAATCGTCGCAATCGCTAATAATACAACCTTTCATAATATGAAAAACGATTATTCACATATACATGTGAATAATCGTTTTTTTAGTTTCAGAGATGATATCGAAAACAGCATGCAGTTAATGTATTCGAAAGAAACAGTAGATTAACAGATTCTCCCCGTCAGACTAAAACCTCCGACTATGCCTCTACGCCTCTATCATTCTATAACTTTCCTGCAGCCAACTTTTTGTCGATAGGATTTGAATAGCGTAACAATATGTCATACGATTCTTCCAAATTTATGCAACGGTTAGACAAAAAACTCTGGGGGGGTTTGATAATCTTATTTACAGGAGGACAATACATGTATGCAGAGTGGATTCTTTTAATGAATTTTTTAATGAATCTCGTACTACTAAAATTTACCGCAACTATAACATATACCATCATTCCAATTTGGAGATTACTATTAGGAGCCTTTTGTAGTGCGCTGATCGCTGTGTTATTTATGGGAAACATATTCATGTTGCTTGTAAGTTTCATCATACTACTAGGCATTGCCTTTTCGTTTAAATGGAAAATATTTTACGAGCAGGGAAAGTGGGTTGTTGTCGCTACTTTGCTCGCAGGTGGATTAATAACAGCATTACAGCCATTTTTGCTTGCATCTCCGTTTTTCGTTTATATTTTTTTATGTTTCGGCATAGTATGTATTAGTTTGACAGTGATGAAACAAGGCTGGTTTCAAAAGCTGCAGAATGTTGCACAAAGTCGGTATGTAACGACAAGCAAAGTGGAACTGTTTGAACAACAGATGGAGCTCGTAACATATATCGATACCGGAAATGAATGCACTGAACCTTTAAGTCAGGCACCGGTCCATTTTATTTCATTTAAATCAGTTCAATCGATGTTACCGGATGAATTTAGTGAATGCCTGCTCAAATGGGATGAGCGGGAGCCTTACTCACTGACAATGTTTTCAAAGGAAATACAGAAAAGAATACGTATTGTTCCTATTACAACGGTTCAAAAAGGCACATTACTCGTACCGGCCTTTCGTGCCACAATTGTCATTCAGAACAAGACGTATCCAAATCACTATGTTGTATTTACGAAAAATGATGCGCGCTTTCCGCAAAATGCACAAATGATTGCACATGTGTTTGTCCTAACGAATTCATAAGGGAGGATCGATATTGCTTAAGAAAATTCAATCGATAATTTTAAACATACTAAGCTACTTTAGAAGAAAAAAAGGGACATACTATATAGGGGGACATGATTCATTGCCTATTCCATTAACTAGAGAAGAAGAAGTTGTCGTAGTCGAAGCATTTATGAATGGTGACTTGCATGCCAGAGATATGTTAATTGAAAGAAATTTACGTTTGGTTGTTTATATTGCAAGACGTTTTGATAATACGAGCACGCCGATTGAGGATTTAATCAGCATCGGTTCCATTGGCCTTATAAAAGCGATTGAAACATTTAATTTGGATAAAAATATTAAATTGGCGACGTATGCCTCACGCTGTATCGAAAATGAAATATTGATGCATTTACGAAAGACGAGCCGCATGAAAGGCGAAGTTTCCTTTGATGAACCGTTAAATGCGGATGCAGACGGCAATGAACTGTTGCTTTCAGACATATTAGGGACAGAGGAACATATAATCACACTTGATGTAGAACGTAAAATTGAGCGTCAGCATATGTTTAATGCCATTAATCAGCTGACACCTCGTGAAAAGTATATTATGGAGTGCCGTTTTGGCCTAAACGGAAAAGAAGAAATGACGCAAAAGGAAGTAGCGGATCATTTAGGGATTTCGCAATCTTATATTTCAAGATTGGAGAAAAAAATTATTATGGATTTACGTGAATTCCTGAACGAACCAATTGCATAAGATGGTTAAATTTGGCGCGCATAGCGATGACCATTTCGGACAAAATGATTGCAAAGACAAAAGACAATCTAGTTCGGAAGGTGAAGTTGGATGCGTACAAAAGTGGAATTATGTGGTGTGGATACATCTACATTACCAGTACTGAAGCCAGATGAAATGAAAGATTTATTTATACGATTACAGCAAGGAGAATGGATTGTTCGTGAGCAGCTAGTTTTCTGCAATTTACGTTTAGTGCTCAGCATTGTCGGCCGTTATGCCTATCGTGGCGAACAGGCAGATGATTTATTTCAAGTAGGATGTATTGGTTTATTAAAAGCGATTGATAATTTTGATTTAAAGCATAATGTTCGATTTTCAACATATGCTGTACCGATGATTATGGGAGAAATCCGCAGACATCTGCGCGATCATCATGCACTGCGTGTGTCCCGTTCATTGCGCGATATTGCGTATAAAGCGATGAAAGCAAAAGAACAATTTATTGCGGAACATTTAACAGAACCCACAATCGAGCAATTGGCACAGGCAATTGAAATGAAAAAAGAAGATGTACTGTTTGCTCTTGATGCAATTCAAGACCCGATGTCACTGCAGGAGCCGATTTATTCCGATGGTGGCGATGCAATCTTTATGATTGACCAAATTAAAGATAAAGTAACAGAAGAGCATTGGGTCGGTTCGATTTCATTGCAAGAGAGTATGAAAAAGCTAAACAGCAGACAAAAAATGATTATAGAAAAGCGCTTTTTCCTTGGTGAAACTCAAACGGAAATCGCCCAGTCATTAGGTATTTCACAAGCGCAAATATCGAGATTGGAAAAGAGTGCGGTAGAAATGATGAAGCGGGATTTCCGTTAAATAGATAGAAATTCTGAGGGACTGTCCAACACGTAGGGCTGTCCCTTTCATCATAAATTTACAATGTTTGAATACTTATAATGAGGTAAAAGTAAATTAATGATACAGAGAGGATGGAGGAATGCGATTTTCATCCGTTCAGGAGAAGGAAATCATTGAGGCAACAAGCGGAAAATTTATCGGTTATATTGTAGATGCGGAAGTGGACGAAAAAGAAGGTGCCATTACGGCATTTATAATTTCCCCGCCAAAAAAGTTTTACCATTTATTTCAAGGGGAAGAGTTAGTTAAGAAAGTTCTCTTCAGTAATATACTCACAGTAGGAAAAGATGTCATATTAGTGAAATCACCGGATGAATAGTTCGCGCTATTCATTGAAAATTAAACTAGCACTTGATACAATGAGAGAAACTATTGTTGTAAAGTTGGGAAAAAAGTGACGAAAATCATAGAAAACTTAAAACAGATTCAACATCAAATAGAAATTGCAAAACAACGTGTCAATGCCGAACAGGCAGTCCAGATTATTGCTGTGACGAAAGAAGTAGATGTCAACCGGACAGAAGAAGCGATTGAAGCGGGTCTTGTCCATTTAGGTGAAAACCGTCCTGAAGGCCTATTAAATAAGCGGGATTCGATCAACTCAGCTGTTTCCTGGCATTATATAGGTTCATTACAGACGAGAAAAGTAAAGCAGGTAATTGATCAGATTGACTATTTACATTCTCTTGATCGATTAAGCCTGGCTGAAGAGATTGAAAAAAGAGCAACAAAACAAGTGAAATGTTTCTTGCAAGTAAATGTTTCAGGTGAAGAATCGAAACATGGCTTAACGAAAGAACAAGCGCTGGATTTTGTAAAGCAGCTTGAGCAGTTTTCAAAAATTGAAGTAGTAGGTTTAATGACGATGGCTCCTTTTACTGAAGATGAAACAACGATTAGACAAGTGTTTAAACAGTTAAAACAATTGCAACAAGAAGTGTCACAATTGAACATACCAAATGTACCTTGTACTGAATTATCGATGGGCATGTCAAATGACTACGAAATTGCAGTTGAAGAAGGGGCAACATTTGTTAGAATTGGAACCGCTCTTGTTGGCTAAGGAGGATTAATATGAGCATTAAAAATATTTTTGACAAGTTCTTTTATTTAGAAGAAATAGAAGAAGATTATGCTCCTGCCCAAACGCAAACAGTGCAAAAACAAGCACCAAAAGCAGTTCAAAGTGAACCACAGCAATTTTACCAGGATTATGGACAAAAGCAGCAACCACAACTCATTCAAAACCGAATGAAGAAGGAGCGTAAAATGCAACAGCAACCACCGCGCAATGAAGTCGTGATGCAAAATCATAACAATGTTGTGAGCCTTCAAGCTGCGTCTTCATCGAAGAATTCCAAATTAGTATTATTAGAACCACGTGTATATGCAGAAGCGCAGGATATCGCGGAACATTTGAAAAACAAACGTGCTACCGTTGTCAATTTACAGCGCATCGACCGGGATCAAGGGAAGCGAATAATCGATTTTCTGAGCGGAACAGTGTATGCTTTAGGTGGAGATATTCAACGTATTGGAAATGATATTTTCCTATGTACACCGGAAAACGTAGAAGTATCAGGAGAAATTTCTAATTTAACGTTCGAGTAATTAAATTTTGTGAGGTAAAAACATGATTATATTTTCAATTGTATCAACAGCATTTCTTGTTTACCGTTTTATGCTGATTGGATACATATTAATGTCTTGGGTTCCGGCACTGCAGGAATCGGCTGTTGGTCGTTTCCTGGAAACAGTATGTGAACCGTATTTAGGATTCTTCCGCAAATTTATTCCACCGATTGGCATGATTGATATTTCACCAATTGTCGGTTTATTCGCGTTAGTATTTATCGAGCGAGGCGTCTATAGCGTCCTAGCATTTTTCTTATAATCTAATTGAACTCCTGCCATTGTAGGAGTTTTCTTTATTTCCGGTAGTTTCGCGGTCATCACGATGAAAGCCATTCAGAGACAATGGGGTAGAGGTTTTTAGATTGGCTGAAGGGCTTATACATAAAATAAAAGTTTAATTTAATCGGAAAGTGGAAAAATTAGTAACACAGTTTAAAAGAAAGTAGGAATTATGATGGAGCATTTAATCCAGCATTTTCGTAAAGATGAACAACCTTTCATTGAGCAAGTTATTGGATGGCAGCGTGAAGTAGAAGATCGCTATGCTCCAAAATTGACCGATTTTTTAGATCCGAGACAGCGTTTTATCGTTGAGTCGATCGTTCAGCAGTCAGATGATCTCCGTGTATTCACAGAAGGGGTATTTGAAGAAGCGGAACGTAAACGAATGCTGATTGCCCCATCCTATTACGAGCCGGCAGAAGCCGATTTTCAGATCGCTGTGTACTCACTGAATTACCCGACAAAGTTTGTCCAGCTGCGTCATCCTGATGTATTAGGGGCCTTATTATCGATCGGCCTTGATCGCAGCAAGTTTGGGGATATTCGACTTGCCGATAATACAGTCCAATTTGCAATCGCATCGGAAATAGCGGATTATGTGCGGGCACATTTGACAAGTATCGGTAAAGTGAAAGTAAGTGCTGAGAAAATGGATGCGACTACACCGTATATCCAAAACGAGGAGCAATGGGTCGAAAGCTCACATACGGTTTCTTCAATGCGTCTGGATGTGGTTTTGGCGACAATCGTTAATATCTCCCGTCAAAAATCACAAAGCCTGATCAATGCCGGCAAAGTAAAAGTTAACTGGACTGTCAGGGAAGCGGTAGCTTTCGAATTGCAGGAAGGTGACATTATTTCAGCACGAGGGTATGGACGGTTAAAAGTCATCCTGACAGAAGGACGAACAAAAAAAGATAAGATTCGATTACAAGTAGGACGTTTAGAGCAAAAAGTATAATTTTCAACTGTTTTTTAGGAAAACATGATGTTATTCCCTAAAGAAACGTTTATAATACTTGTAAGAATGTACGTAAAAAAGGAGAGTAGAACGATATGCCATTATCACCTCTTGATATACATAATAAGGAGTTTACACGTGGATTCCGTGGATATGCAGAAGACGAAGTAAATGAATTTTTAGATCAGATTATAAAAGATTATGAGATTGTTTTACGCGAGAAAAAAGAGCTCGAAGAAAAGATCAAAATGATGTCAGAACAAATGAATCATTATAATTCATTGGAAGACACATTACAGAAATCAATTGTTGTTGCTCAAGAGGCAGCTGGCGAAGTTCGTCGCAATTCCGAAAAAGAAGCAAAACTCATCGTTAAAGAAGCTGAAAAAAATGCGGACCGTATTGTTAATGACGCATTGGCAAAAGCGAGAAAAGTAACGATTGAGATTGACGAATTAAAAAAACAGTCAAAAGTATTCCGCAACAGATTCAAAATGTTAGTGGAAGCACAGCTTGATTTACTGAATACAGGCGATTGGGATCAATTACTGGAATATGACGTAGACTTGACGGAAATCCAGAAAAACAATCGTAAAGAAATCAATGAAGAGAACCAAAATGACGAAAATGCCGTGTATTAGTCACCGGTACTTGACATTTTATACAGCCTTTTCATATACTGAAAAATAATGAATAGGATGCACTTGCATCAGGCTTTGACGGAGACAGTAAATTTAACATTGTGGTTTAGCGATTCGAGGACGGTGAGAGCTCGAACGAAGCAAGTTAAATCGAAAATCACTCCTGAGCTAAATGACTGAAATTCGAGTAAGTTATTTCGTAGCACACGACGTTACAGTGTCTAATGAGGCTAATTTTAATTAGCGAATTTAGGGTGGTACCACGAGACTAATGCTCCTCGTCCCTTTTTTACAGGGATGGAGGGGCTTTTTTGTTGTTTAAAAGTTCCAAAACCCCTATTGGAGCATTAAAAGTATGACAATCGATGAAACGCATTCATTTTTGCTGTAACGTTGATTGGAATGGAGGGGAGGATGGAACGAATGCTAAAATCGTCACGTCCTGTGACAACGCATTCGTAACCAGCATCGTGTTGGCCCCCGGAATGGAAATCAACAATCAACAATCAACACTCGATAAGATCACTAGGAGGAATTTACAATGGTAGAGTATAAAGACACATTATTAATGCCGAAAACCGACTTCCCTATGCGCGGCGGTTTACCAACTAAAGAACCGCAAGTTCAGGCACAATGGGATGAAATGGATATTAACAAATTAGTGCTGGAGCGTACAAAAGATCGTCCTCACTATTTACTGCATGATGGACCTCCATATGCAAACGGAGACATCCATATTGGACACGCATTGAACAAAGTTATCAAAGATATGATTAACCGCCAAAAATCGATGTCAGGTTTCCATGTGCCATATATTCCAGGCTGGGATACACATGGTTTACCAATCGAACAGGCGTTAACAAATAAAGGTGTTAAGCGTAAAGAAATGTCGGTTGCAGAATTCCGTGAACTATGTGAGAAATACGCTTACGAACAAATCGAAAACCAAAAAGGCCAATTCCGTCGTCTAGGTGTACGCGGTGACTGGGAAAATCCGTATATTACATTAAAACCTGAATTCGAAGCACGCCAAATTGAAGTATTCGGGAAAATGGCGGAAAAGGGCTATATTTATAAAGGCCTAAAACCGGTTTATTGGTCACCGTCTTCTGAGTCAGCATTGGCAGAAGCGGAAATCGAATATAAAGATGTTGAATCGTATTCAATTTATGTAGCATTCGGTATTAAAGACAGCAAAGGTGTAGTACCTGCAGATGCTAAATTTGTCATCTGGACAACAACTCCATGGACGATTCCGGCAAACTTAGGGATTTCGGTTAACCCTGAATTCACATATGTTGTCGTAGAAACAAACGGCAGCAAATATATTGTTGCAAAAGATTTACTGGAAAAACTTTCAGCGACATTCGGCTGGGAAGATGTTCAGATCGTTCAGGAAGTACAAGGCGAACAGCTTGATATGGTGGTAGCAGAACACCCAATCTACAAGCGTGATTCATTAGTAATGGTTGGTGACCATGTAACTGCCGATGCCGGTACTGGTTGTGTCCACACAGCACCAGGTCACGGTGAGGACGACTATCAGATCGGTAAACGCTATGGACTGGACATTTTATCACCAGTAGACAACGGTGGCTGCTATACAAATGAAGCACCTGGTTTTGAAGGATTATTCTATGAAAAAGCAAATCCGGTTGTCATTGAAAAATTAAAAGAAGAAAATGCTTTATTGAATGTTTCTAAATTTACCCATTCATACCCGCATGACTGGCGTACGAAAAAACCGGTAATTTACCGTGCAACACCGCAATGGTTCGCATCTGTTGAAATGTTCCGTAGTGAATTGTTGGATGCAGTAACAGCGACAGAATTTACACCAAGCTGGGGCGAGACTCGTCTTTACAATATGATCCGTGACCGCGGTGACTGGGTAATTTCCCGTCAACGTGCATGGGGTGTACCAATTCCGATTTTCTATGCGGAAGATGAAACACCGATCATCACATCTGAAACAATCGCGCATATTTCAAAATTATTCCGCGAACACGGTTCAAATATTTGGTTCCAGCGTGAAGCAAAAGACTTGCTACCAGAAGGCTTTACACATGAAGGCAGCCCGAACGGCAAGTTTACGAAAGAAAATGACATTATGGACGTATGGTTCGACTCAGGATCTTCTCACCAAGGTGTATTGGCAGAGCGCGGACTGAAATACCCTGCCGACCTTTACCTTGAAGGTTCTGACCAACACCGTGGATGGTTCAACTCATCATTAATCACATCTGTTGCGATTAATGGGCATGCACCATATAAAGGTTTATTAACACATGGCTTCGTATTGGACGGCGAAGGTCGCAAAATGTCTAAATCGCTTGGCAACACGATCGATCCGATTAAAGTGATGAACCAGTACGGTGCCGACATTATTCGTATGTGGGTAGCATCTGTTGACTATACAGGGGATGTTCGTATTTCAATGGATATGCTGAAGCAAGTATCTGAAACATACCGTAAAGTGCGTAATACATTGCGCTTCCTGCACGGAAATGTGACAGACTTCAATGAAACGACTGACCGTGTTGCTTATGAAGAGCTTCGTGAAATGGATCAGTATATGTACATGCGCTTACAGGATGTTGTAAAAACAATCCGTGAAGCCTATGACCGTTATGACTTCTCAACTGTATACACTACGGTGAATAACTTTGTAGCAATCGAGCTTTCTTCATTCTACTTGGATATCGCAAAAGATGTTGTCTACATCGAAGGAACTGACAACAAAAACCGTCGTGCAATGCAAACGGTTATGTACGATACATTAATGGCATTAGTGAAATTATTAACGCCGATTATTCCGCATACGACAGAAGAGTTATGGGGCTACATCGAATTCGACGGCAAGCCGCAATCTGTACAATTAACAGATTTCCCTGAAGTAGTAGAACAAGCAAACTTTGCAGATCTACGTGCGAAATGGGTAAAAGTAATTGCAGTGCGCAATGAAGTGCTAAAAGCATTGGAAGAAGCGCGTAATGCAAAAACAATCGGTAAATCACTGGAAGCGAAAATCTCGGTTTATGCAGACAGTGAAACAGTCGAGCTGTTGAATGATGCAAACATCGATTTTGCACAGCTTTCAATCGTATCTCAATTCTTCATCGCGGGCAGCAAGGAAAATGCACCTGCCGAAAGCTTAGTACTTGATAAAACAGCATTAGTTGTTGAAAAAGCAGACGGTGAAAAATGTGAGCGTTGCTGGACAATTTCAGAAACAGTCGGCGCTAGCGAAAATCATCCAACATTATGTAAACGTTGTGCGGATGTTGTAGAAAACTATTACGTATAAAAATTTGGAACGCTGTTGCCATTTTGGCAATGGCGTTCCTTTATAGCTACTTTATTTTTCCGAAAAATAAAATATTTAGGAGTTGTACATTTTGGAACAAATCGAACAAAAGTCATTAACTCCTGATACTTTTTTGCAGGGGATAAAAGATTGTGTCCCGACATTGCTCGGGTATATTAGCATCGGTCTTGCATTTGGTGTTGTCGGAATTGCATCAGGTATATCGGTATTGGAAGTATTTTTACTGTCGGTGCTTGTATATGCAGGTTCCGCCCAGTTTATCTTTTGCGGACTGTACTTAGCCGGAGCTCCGGTAACAGCGGTCATTGTTACAATCTTCATCGTCAATTTACGGCACTTGCTCATGTCTTTGACAATTGCACCGTACTTCACAAAGTATTCGACGCTACGTAATATCGGATTCGGGACATTGCTGACAGACGAGACATTCGGTGTTTCCGTTGTTGCTGCCGGAAAAGAAGGACGTCTTGGCGGGAAATGGATGGATGGTTTAAATATAACGGCCTATACAAGCTGGATTGCCGCGTGTACAGTTGGGGGCATTATCGGGCAATGGATGCCGGATCCGGAAAAATGGGGACTGGACTATGCTTTAGTGGCAATGTTTGTCGCACTGCTTGTTCTGACGCTTGCGAGCATTCCAAAAGAAAAATTAATGCATTACATAAAACTGATTGGCATTATGATTATCAGCATGTACGGGATGCTTTACTTTATGCCGGGGCATTTAGCGGTTCTGTTATCAACAATGGTCGTTGCAACGATTGGGGTGGTATTGGAAAAATGACAACCTCGGTAGCGATGGTATTATTGATTCTCGGCTGTGCTTTAGTAACGTGGATTCCTAGAATATTGCCGTTTATATTAGTGAAAAATATGAAGATGCCAAAAATGGTCCTGCGATGGCTTGCCTACATACCGGTTTGTATATTGTCCGCCCTCGTTATTGAAGGTTTCTTCGAGAAAGAAGAAGCAATCGTTACGGTTCAATGGCTGAACATAATGGCGTTTATTCCGACACTGTTTGTTGCTCTACTTACAAAAAGTTTATCGAAAACAGTAATTGCCGGTGTCGTGACAATGGCGGGACTGCGATTATTGTTAGGGTGAAGGTGAAGGGTTCGAGCTTGTTTAGTTAAATGTGACTAAACAGGCTTTTTCTTTTAAGGGGGAATTGGGGAAGCCGCTGCTTTTATTAGAAGATGGGGCTTCGGAAGTAGAAACTTTTATGCCGAAAGTGGAATCTTTAGGATGAAATGTAGAAAGTTTCGAGTGGAAAGTAGAACAATTCGCATCAAAAGTAGAAGCTGCTGAATTTATTAGAAAATAAGGGCTCGAAAGTAGAAACTTGTGTGCAGAAAGTGGAATCTTTAGGATGAAATGTAGAAACCTTTACGATGTAAGTAGAATCTTTATCAAGAAAAGTAGAAACTTTCACCTCAAAATTAGAAGCTGCTGATTTTATTGTCACTTTTTCACGTATTAAAAATATCAGATGGTCTGATATTTATGTTAAAATAGGTAAGATATATCGTAAACGG belongs to Solibacillus sp. FSL W7-1436 and includes:
- the ftsZ gene encoding cell division protein FtsZ, yielding MLEFETDVEQLAVIKVIGVGGGGNNAVNRMIEHGVQGVDFIAVNTDAQALNLSKAEYKLQIGGKLTRGLGAGANPEVGKKAAEESREQLEEVLRGADMVFVTAGMGGGTGTGAAPVIASIARDLGALTVGVVTRPFTFEGRKRQTQAIGGITSMKEAVDTLIVIPNDKLLQIVDKSTPMLEAFREADNVLRQGVQGISDLIATPGLINLDFADVKTIMSDKGSALMGIGIAAGENRAVEAAKKAISSPLLETSIDGAKGVIMNITGGTNLSLFEVQEAADIVQLASDEEVNMIFGSVINDNLNDEIIVTVIATGFSDDFIIQKPQPVRPSIGARQQAATSTTQQQQQQPVRQQEQVQQEAPRQTQQTNYQQDDALDIPTFLRNRRNR
- a CDS encoding sigma-E processing peptidase SpoIIGA translates to MYAEWILLMNFLMNLVLLKFTATITYTIIPIWRLLLGAFCSALIAVLFMGNIFMLLVSFIILLGIAFSFKWKIFYEQGKWVVVATLLAGGLITALQPFLLASPFFVYIFLCFGIVCISLTVMKQGWFQKLQNVAQSRYVTTSKVELFEQQMELVTYIDTGNECTEPLSQAPVHFISFKSVQSMLPDEFSECLLKWDEREPYSLTMFSKEIQKRIRIVPITTVQKGTLLVPAFRATIVIQNKTYPNHYVVFTKNDARFPQNAQMIAHVFVLTNS
- the sigE gene encoding RNA polymerase sporulation sigma factor SigE → MLKKIQSIILNILSYFRRKKGTYYIGGHDSLPIPLTREEEVVVVEAFMNGDLHARDMLIERNLRLVVYIARRFDNTSTPIEDLISIGSIGLIKAIETFNLDKNIKLATYASRCIENEILMHLRKTSRMKGEVSFDEPLNADADGNELLLSDILGTEEHIITLDVERKIERQHMFNAINQLTPREKYIMECRFGLNGKEEMTQKEVADHLGISQSYISRLEKKIIMDLREFLNEPIA
- the sigG gene encoding RNA polymerase sporulation sigma factor SigG, translated to MRTKVELCGVDTSTLPVLKPDEMKDLFIRLQQGEWIVREQLVFCNLRLVLSIVGRYAYRGEQADDLFQVGCIGLLKAIDNFDLKHNVRFSTYAVPMIMGEIRRHLRDHHALRVSRSLRDIAYKAMKAKEQFIAEHLTEPTIEQLAQAIEMKKEDVLFALDAIQDPMSLQEPIYSDGGDAIFMIDQIKDKVTEEHWVGSISLQESMKKLNSRQKMIIEKRFFLGETQTEIAQSLGISQAQISRLEKSAVEMMKRDFR
- a CDS encoding PRC-barrel domain-containing protein, producing the protein MRFSSVQEKEIIEATSGKFIGYIVDAEVDEKEGAITAFIISPPKKFYHLFQGEELVKKVLFSNILTVGKDVILVKSPDE
- a CDS encoding YggS family pyridoxal phosphate-dependent enzyme, with protein sequence MTKIIENLKQIQHQIEIAKQRVNAEQAVQIIAVTKEVDVNRTEEAIEAGLVHLGENRPEGLLNKRDSINSAVSWHYIGSLQTRKVKQVIDQIDYLHSLDRLSLAEEIEKRATKQVKCFLQVNVSGEESKHGLTKEQALDFVKQLEQFSKIEVVGLMTMAPFTEDETTIRQVFKQLKQLQQEVSQLNIPNVPCTELSMGMSNDYEIAVEEGATFVRIGTALVG
- a CDS encoding cell division protein SepF; this encodes MSIKNIFDKFFYLEEIEEDYAPAQTQTVQKQAPKAVQSEPQQFYQDYGQKQQPQLIQNRMKKERKMQQQPPRNEVVMQNHNNVVSLQAASSSKNSKLVLLEPRVYAEAQDIAEHLKNKRATVVNLQRIDRDQGKRIIDFLSGTVYALGGDIQRIGNDIFLCTPENVEVSGEISNLTFE
- a CDS encoding YggT family protein, producing the protein MIIFSIVSTAFLVYRFMLIGYILMSWVPALQESAVGRFLETVCEPYLGFFRKFIPPIGMIDISPIVGLFALVFIERGVYSVLAFFL
- a CDS encoding YlmH family RNA-binding protein; translated protein: MEHLIQHFRKDEQPFIEQVIGWQREVEDRYAPKLTDFLDPRQRFIVESIVQQSDDLRVFTEGVFEEAERKRMLIAPSYYEPAEADFQIAVYSLNYPTKFVQLRHPDVLGALLSIGLDRSKFGDIRLADNTVQFAIASEIADYVRAHLTSIGKVKVSAEKMDATTPYIQNEEQWVESSHTVSSMRLDVVLATIVNISRQKSQSLINAGKVKVNWTVREAVAFELQEGDIISARGYGRLKVILTEGRTKKDKIRLQVGRLEQKV
- a CDS encoding DivIVA domain-containing protein is translated as MPLSPLDIHNKEFTRGFRGYAEDEVNEFLDQIIKDYEIVLREKKELEEKIKMMSEQMNHYNSLEDTLQKSIVVAQEAAGEVRRNSEKEAKLIVKEAEKNADRIVNDALAKARKVTIEIDELKKQSKVFRNRFKMLVEAQLDLLNTGDWDQLLEYDVDLTEIQKNNRKEINEENQNDENAVY